Proteins encoded by one window of Roseibium sp. Sym1:
- a CDS encoding VCBS domain-containing protein produces the protein MPNDPSADGGGGNARGSWWRRLLGLGGHRVPDETKDPRQVHSEEGFGWVVDDLDPDHQSRPGPALGTGDRQGTLAPGGAETSRQLAAEGGGSASREATRQGTAAGENQGTGLRAGAPGHPTPEAGQAEGSSHPLAGPAVSSGSGHPGILAGLGAAPNLTPAHSPGPAAGPHPAAGHGDPEAIPDTIPEHGPGPDIQPKPPAGSAGAIPIPDPTPDQIPGPAVPPKPPEPHGDQVPTLGPTPQNVPGYNVPPKPPEPHGDQVPTLGPTPQNVPGYNVPPKPPEPHGDQVPTLGPTPQNVPGYNVPPKPPEPHGDQVPTLGPTPQNVPGYNVPPKPPEPHGDQVPTLGPTPQTVPGYNVPPKPPEPHGDQVPTLGPTPQNVPGYNVPPKPPEPHGDQVPTLGPTPQNVPGYNVPPKPPEPHGDQVPTLGPTPQAVPGYNVPPKPPEPHGDQVPTLGPTPQNVPGYNVPPKPPEPHGDQVPTLGPTPQNVPGYNVPPKPPEPHGDQVPTLGPTPQTVPGYNVPPKVPPTLGNDQTPDIVPHVAQISGTDTGTMTEDRDVTLGNLTADGHLTIADPDAGEAAFAPVTAGIGAYGTFTLDTQGNWTYTADNAQLAVQALQAGAVPLTDTLTVTSVDGTKHDIIVTIHGTNDAPVLSAATASATEDGSAVTGRMSATDVDSGDTKAFSIGQPVDGFTLQADGSWSFDPSHAAYQHLAAGQTMPVTIPVTVTDSAGATDTENLVITVTGTNDAPVVSGPVDLGSGTEDKAVPITAAQLLAHATDIDTGDHLSVTGLTASHGTISGDAAHGFTFTPDPNYNGPVDLSYQVTDGHGGSVAQTASLTLGATPDAAVITGGDTGSMTEDRNVGPSSAHPLAVSGSLSVQDPDGPSQEFFQYSRFGEHAISDPFGGSLHIDRAGNWDYEVDNTHHAVQALAAGEEGHAIYEVHSADGTAHRIQITIHGTNDAPVLSVATASATEDGSAVTGQMSATDVDTGDTKAFAIAQPVDGFTMHGDGSWSFDPSHAAYQHLAAGQTMPVTIPVTVTDSAGATDTENLVITVTGTNDAPVVSGPVDLGSGTEDKAVPITAAQLLAHATDIDTGDHLSVTGLTASHGTISGDAAHGFTFTPDPNYNGPVDLSYQVTDGHGGSVAQTASLTLGATPDAAVITGGDTGSMTEDRNVGPSSAHPLAVSGSLSVQDPDGPSQEFFQYSRFGEHAISDPFGGSLHIDRAGNWDYEVDNTHHAVQALAAGEEGHAIYEVHSADGTAHRIQITIHGTNDAPVLSVATASATEDGSAVTGQMSATDVDTGDSKAFSIGQPVDGFTLQADGSWSFDPSHAAYQHLAAGQTMPVTIPVTVTDSAGATDTENLVITVTGTNDAPVVSGPVSLPGGKEDQAVSITAAQLLAHATDIDTGDHLSVTGLTASHGTISGDAAHGFTFTPDPNYNGPVDLSYQVTDGHGGSVPQTASLSLGATPDAAVITGGDTGSVTEDSTLVTGGKLDVADPDQGQAALVPQTGVAGTHGTFTVQADGTWSYQLDNAQPAVQALQAGGTPLTDTLTVSSIDGTTHDITVAIEGTNDGPQVQPGDLGATQQDQSRTFTESELLQRVHATDIDRGDTLTIDSVSVDPKYGSFARSAGGDWEFRPAAGVAHDDIPVSIVVRDSAGATRAAQADLDITPAPVAAQVQGVGTQHLSGTIAGAPGGWAIATATGAGVLSLQGQYGTLTIDPQTGHFDYHYTPDSAVIKHGGTGAAPGIHIDTFKIMQHGGTVADAEVEVKIDVQSVHGQSGHHIDHTQLQGITLVPIAPVQHDAPGDEAVEEVSVHIQADDQLADIGAGLPAESEQLAEMAPHAGQGSGDGPVDHYLGAIDRDVAAQGDEQPSYSTEAQDPVPSPEQELSPLSGTPVTAEGGSQATPVDHYLAAVGDTAESGAAPQHEAQVASYLQSAGVDPQSAPMPPPDMHAGLPDPTLTADGSLLGAADQDSQDNGNTPAPAPEADVPDTAPPPDPQDDQHHT, from the coding sequence TTCGGCTGGGTTGTTGATGATCTGGACCCTGACCATCAGTCTCGACCCGGCCCGGCCCTCGGTACGGGAGACCGGCAGGGCACCCTGGCACCGGGCGGCGCCGAAACATCTCGGCAATTGGCCGCAGAGGGCGGCGGCAGCGCGTCTCGGGAAGCGACGCGACAGGGAACGGCGGCCGGAGAGAACCAAGGCACGGGGTTACGAGCCGGAGCGCCGGGGCATCCAACTCCCGAAGCGGGACAGGCCGAAGGCTCGTCGCATCCGTTGGCGGGACCAGCCGTTTCGAGTGGCTCGGGGCACCCGGGGATCTTGGCCGGCTTGGGAGCCGCGCCGAACCTGACGCCCGCACATAGCCCGGGACCTGCCGCAGGGCCGCATCCTGCGGCCGGGCATGGGGACCCGGAAGCGATACCCGATACCATTCCTGAGCATGGTCCGGGACCGGACATTCAGCCGAAACCACCGGCGGGAAGTGCCGGGGCGATCCCGATACCGGACCCGACACCGGACCAGATTCCCGGTCCGGCCGTGCCGCCGAAACCGCCTGAGCCGCATGGCGACCAGGTGCCGACGCTGGGCCCGACGCCGCAGAACGTGCCGGGCTACAACGTGCCGCCGAAACCGCCGGAGCCGCATGGCGACCAGGTGCCGACGCTGGGCCCGACGCCGCAGAACGTGCCGGGCTACAACGTGCCGCCGAAACCGCCGGAGCCGCATGGCGACCAGGTGCCGACGCTGGGCCCGACGCCGCAGAACGTGCCGGGCTACAACGTGCCGCCGAAACCGCCTGAGCCGCATGGCGACCAGGTGCCGACGCTGGGCCCGACGCCGCAGAACGTGCCTGGCTACAACGTGCCGCCGAAACCGCCTGAGCCGCATGGCGACCAGGTGCCGACGCTCGGGCCGACGCCGCAGACCGTGCCTGGCTACAACGTGCCGCCGAAACCGCCTGAGCCGCATGGCGACCAGGTGCCGACGCTTGGCCCGACGCCGCAGAACGTGCCTGGCTACAACGTGCCGCCGAAACCGCCTGAGCCGCATGGCGACCAGGTGCCGACGCTGGGCCCGACGCCACAGAACGTACCGGGCTACAACGTGCCGCCGAAACCGCCTGAGCCGCATGGCGACCAGGTGCCGACGCTGGGCCCGACGCCGCAGGCCGTGCCTGGCTACAACGTGCCGCCGAAACCGCCTGAGCCGCATGGCGACCAGGTGCCGACGCTCGGCCCGACGCCACAGAACGTGCCTGGCTACAACGTGCCGCCGAAACCGCCGGAGCCGCATGGCGACCAGGTGCCGACGCTGGGCCCGACGCCGCAGAACGTGCCTGGCTACAACGTGCCGCCGAAACCGCCTGAGCCGCATGGTGACCAGGTGCCGACGCTCGGGCCGACGCCACAGACCGTGCCTGGCTACAACGTTCCGCCGAAGGTGCCGCCGACACTCGGCAATGACCAGACGCCCGATATTGTGCCGCATGTCGCACAGATCTCGGGCACCGACACCGGCACTATGACGGAAGACCGGGACGTGACCTTAGGTAACCTGACGGCGGATGGACATCTCACGATTGCCGATCCCGATGCCGGTGAAGCGGCCTTTGCGCCGGTTACGGCAGGTATCGGTGCCTATGGCACCTTCACGCTGGACACGCAGGGAAACTGGACCTACACCGCGGACAACGCACAGCTGGCCGTGCAGGCGCTGCAGGCCGGTGCAGTGCCGCTAACCGACACCCTGACCGTCACGAGTGTCGACGGCACCAAGCATGACATCATTGTCACCATCCACGGCACCAATGACGCGCCGGTGCTGAGCGCCGCGACGGCTTCAGCCACGGAGGATGGCAGTGCGGTCACGGGCCGGATGTCGGCGACGGACGTTGACAGCGGCGATACCAAGGCCTTCTCGATCGGCCAGCCGGTCGATGGCTTCACCCTGCAGGCGGACGGTTCGTGGAGTTTTGATCCGTCCCATGCCGCCTATCAGCATCTGGCTGCGGGACAGACCATGCCCGTGACCATCCCGGTGACGGTGACCGACAGCGCCGGGGCAACGGACACGGAGAACCTGGTCATCACGGTGACGGGCACCAATGATGCCCCTGTCGTGAGCGGCCCGGTGGATCTTGGCAGCGGCACTGAAGACAAGGCCGTCCCGATCACGGCGGCGCAGCTTCTGGCCCATGCCACCGACATCGATACGGGCGACCACCTGTCCGTGACGGGTCTGACCGCCAGCCACGGCACGATCAGCGGCGACGCGGCCCACGGCTTCACCTTCACGCCGGATCCGAACTACAACGGCCCGGTGGACCTGAGCTACCAGGTGACAGACGGCCATGGCGGCAGTGTTGCCCAGACCGCCTCGCTGACCCTGGGCGCGACGCCGGATGCGGCGGTGATCACGGGAGGCGATACCGGTTCGATGACGGAGGACCGGAATGTCGGGCCGTCATCGGCGCATCCGCTCGCGGTCAGCGGGAGCTTGTCCGTTCAGGATCCGGACGGCCCGTCTCAGGAGTTCTTCCAGTACAGCCGCTTTGGCGAACATGCGATCTCGGATCCTTTCGGCGGAAGTCTGCACATCGACCGCGCCGGGAACTGGGATTACGAGGTCGACAACACCCATCACGCCGTCCAGGCTCTCGCTGCGGGCGAGGAAGGCCATGCGATCTACGAGGTGCACTCGGCCGATGGCACGGCCCACCGGATCCAGATCACGATCCACGGCACCAACGACGCGCCGGTGCTGAGCGTGGCAACCGCCTCGGCGACGGAAGACGGCAGCGCGGTCACCGGCCAGATGTCGGCAACGGACGTGGATACGGGTGACACGAAAGCCTTCGCGATTGCCCAGCCGGTCGACGGCTTCACCATGCATGGCGATGGCTCGTGGAGTTTTGATCCGTCCCATGCCGCCTATCAGCATCTGGCTGCGGGACAGACCATGCCCGTGACCATCCCGGTGACGGTGACCGACAGCGCCGGGGCAACGGACACGGAGAACCTGGTCATCACGGTGACGGGCACCAATGATGCCCCTGTCGTGAGCGGCCCGGTGGATCTTGGCAGCGGCACTGAAGACAAGGCCGTCCCGATCACGGCGGCGCAGCTTCTGGCCCATGCCACCGACATCGATACGGGCGACCACCTGTCCGTGACGGGTCTGACCGCCAGCCACGGCACGATCAGCGGCGACGCGGCCCACGGCTTCACCTTCACGCCGGATCCGAACTACAACGGCCCGGTGGACCTGAGCTACCAGGTGACAGACGGCCATGGCGGCAGTGTTGCCCAGACCGCCTCGCTGACCCTGGGCGCGACGCCGGATGCGGCGGTGATCACGGGAGGCGATACCGGTTCGATGACGGAGGACCGGAATGTCGGGCCGTCATCGGCGCATCCGCTCGCGGTCAGCGGGAGCTTGTCCGTTCAGGATCCGGACGGCCCGTCTCAGGAGTTCTTCCAGTACAGCCGCTTTGGCGAACATGCGATCTCGGATCCTTTCGGCGGAAGTCTGCACATCGACCGCGCCGGGAACTGGGATTACGAGGTCGACAACACCCATCACGCCGTCCAGGCTCTCGCTGCGGGCGAGGAAGGCCATGCGATCTACGAGGTGCACTCGGCCGATGGCACGGCCCACCGGATCCAGATCACGATCCACGGCACCAACGACGCGCCGGTGCTGAGCGTGGCAACCGCCTCGGCGACGGAAGACGGCAGTGCGGTCACCGGCCAGATGTCGGCAACGGACGTGGATACGGGTGACAGCAAGGCCTTCTCGATCGGCCAGCCGGTCGATGGCTTCACCCTGCAGGCGGACGGTTCGTGGAGCTTCGATCCGTCCCATGCCGCCTATCAGCATCTGGCTGCGGGACAGACCATGCCCGTGACCATCCCGGTGACGGTCACCGACAGCGCCGGGGCGACGGACACGGAAAACCTCGTCATCACGGTGACCGGGACGAATGATGCGCCGGTGGTCAGCGGCCCGGTGAGCCTGCCCGGCGGCAAGGAAGACCAGGCAGTTTCGATCACGGCGGCGCAGCTTCTGGCCCATGCCACCGACATCGACACGGGCGACCACCTGTCCGTGACGGGTCTGACTGCCAGCCACGGCACGATTTCCGGCGACGCGGCCCACGGTTTCACCTTCACGCCTGATCCGAACTACAACGGTCCGGTGGACCTGAGCTACCAGGTCACCGACGGTCATGGCGGCAGTGTGCCCCAGACGGCCTCCCTGAGCCTGGGCGCGACGCCGGATGCGGCGGTGATCACGGGAGGCGACACCGGTTCGGTGACGGAGGACAGCACACTTGTCACCGGTGGCAAGCTGGATGTTGCCGACCCGGATCAGGGGCAGGCCGCCCTGGTGCCGCAAACCGGTGTTGCCGGTACGCATGGCACGTTCACGGTTCAGGCGGACGGAACCTGGAGCTATCAGCTCGACAATGCACAGCCGGCGGTGCAGGCGCTTCAGGCCGGCGGCACGCCGCTGACCGACACGCTGACGGTCTCGAGCATCGACGGAACCACACACGACATCACCGTTGCCATAGAAGGCACGAATGACGGCCCCCAGGTTCAGCCGGGCGATCTGGGAGCAACGCAGCAGGATCAGTCCCGAACCTTCACAGAGAGTGAACTGCTTCAACGTGTGCATGCCACGGATATCGACAGGGGAGATACGCTCACCATCGATTCTGTTTCGGTGGACCCGAAATACGGGTCTTTCGCCCGATCTGCCGGAGGAGACTGGGAATTCCGGCCCGCCGCCGGTGTCGCGCATGACGACATACCAGTCAGCATTGTGGTCCGTGACAGCGCCGGGGCGACCCGGGCAGCGCAGGCGGATCTCGACATCACGCCGGCACCGGTGGCTGCGCAGGTTCAGGGTGTCGGCACGCAGCATCTCTCTGGTACGATCGCCGGAGCTCCGGGAGGATGGGCGATTGCGACTGCGACAGGTGCAGGCGTCTTGTCGCTACAGGGGCAATACGGCACGTTGACGATCGATCCGCAGACGGGTCATTTCGATTACCACTACACTCCGGATTCCGCGGTCATCAAGCATGGCGGCACCGGTGCGGCGCCGGGGATCCACATCGACACGTTCAAGATCATGCAGCACGGCGGGACAGTGGCGGACGCGGAAGTAGAAGTGAAAATTGACGTCCAGAGCGTTCACGGCCAGAGCGGGCACCACATCGATCACACCCAGCTTCAGGGGATCACCCTTGTCCCGATTGCGCCGGTGCAGCATGACGCGCCAGGTGATGAGGCCGTCGAAGAGGTTTCCGTCCATATTCAGGCAGATGACCAGCTTGCTGATATCGGGGCAGGGCTTCCGGCAGAAAGCGAGCAACTGGCCGAAATGGCGCCGCACGCCGGCCAGGGAAGTGGAGACGGTCCGGTGGACCACTATCTCGGAGCAATTGACAGGGATGTTGCCGCGCAGGGAGACGAGCAGCCGTCCTATTCCACGGAGGCGCAGGACCCGGTTCCATCGCCAGAACAGGAACTCTCACCGTTGTCAGGAACACCGGTGACCGCAGAGGGGGGGAGCCAGGCCACCCCGGTCGATCATTATCTTGCGGCAGTCGGAGACACTGCTGAAAGCGGCGCTGCACCACAGCACGAAGCGCAAGTGGCGAGCTACCTGCAAAGCGCGGGCGTCGATCCGCAGTCGGCACCCATGCCGCCGCCGGACATGCACGCCGGGCTCCCGGATCCGACACTGACCGCCGACGGCAGTCTCCTGGGTGCCGCCGATCAGGACAGTCAAGACAACGGCAACACCCCAGCACCGGCCCCGGAAGCTGATGTGCCCGACACGGCGCCGCCACCGGACCCGCAGGACGATCAGCACCATACCTGA